GGCTGCCGCTGGCCCTCGGGTTCGCTGCGGTGGCGATCGGGGCAGTGGCCCTCGCGTCGCCACCCCGCCGCCTGCGAGCGCTCCTGGTCTGGGGAGGGGCTGCGGCGGTCATCGACGGGCTGCTCGCACTATGGACCATGACCACGGTGCCCTGGGACTGGTCCACTGTGGCCCCAGCGCTGGTCTTCCTGTCCGGCTTCGTCCTGTCGGCCGGCTTCGTCCTGCTCTCCGCTCCACGCGGCCGAGCGGGTGCCACGGCCGTGCTGGCGGGGTACGCCGTCGTCAGCTGGTTCCTGGTGAACCCGGTTCAGGTGGGCCTCGGCCCGCTCAAGACCGACCCGCTCGTGCGGGGCCTACAGGCGGCCACCCAGACCTCGACCAACAAGCGCATCATGGTCTTCGGCGGGGCCAGCACCATCGCACTGGTCCGGGCCGCGGGGCTGCAGAGCGTCTCCGGGCAGACTCCCATTCCGGACGCGGACGTGATGACGGCGCTCGCGCCGGCGGATGAACTGCTGTGGAACAACTACGTGAAGTACGACTGGCAGCCCGGCCCGGCCGGATCGGATGCGAAGATCACCAACCAGCGCGGGTCCTTGATGACCCTCACCATCGACCCCTGCTCTGCGGAGCTGCAGAAGGCCGTGGGGCCCGGCTGGGCTCTGTCCCGCACACGGCTGGACGGCTACTCATGTCTGCGTGAAGCGGGCACGCTGACCCATCTTGGCGGAGCGCCCGAGTACCTCTATCGCGTTCAGTCATAGGCCGACTGCGGCGGAGGAGTCACCTGAATGTCGGTGATCCCGAAGGCACGGCATCGCCGTCGCCCGGGTGGGCGCCTCACGACCAGTGCCGAGCCCGGACCGGACCGGACACTCTCCCTCGCAGAAGGCGAGCGCACCACCCACCGTGACGTACACTTCAACCGTGCTTGAATCAAATGCGGTTGAAGTGTCGGTGCCCCTGCTGGCCGCAGTGGCCGATCCGATCCGCTGGCAGCTGATCGCCCAACTCTCCGACCGGGAGGAGCGGTGCGTCTGTCAGCTGACCACCGAGCCACAGATCCCGGCCAACCTGCTCAGCTATCACCTCAAGGTGCTTCGCGAGGCCGGGCTGGTCGTCGGCAACCGGCGCGGCCGATGGATCGACTACCGGCTCACCCCGGACGCCCTGGACCGGCTGCACGCCGCTCTGCCCGTCCCCGGCACCCGAACCTGTGGGTGCGCGGTCGACCCGGCACCGGAACTCCTCGGGGTCACCCAGTGACCACTGCCACCACCGATCGTCGAGCCGCCACTCGGCGCTGGGGGTTGCTCGGAGCGGCCGCGGCAGCCTGGGTCGGCGCCTATGCGCTGAACGAAGTGGCCTGGACGTGGCTGTATCGGACGGTGTTCGGCCTGGACCTCACCGCCGGCTGGCCGTCGATGCTGCACTTCTTCTGCTACGACACCATCAAGATCACCCTGCTGCTGACCGGGATTATCTTCATCGTCACCGTGCTGCGCAGCTTCATGAGCATCGAGCGCACCCGCGCCCTGCTCGGCGGCAAGCGCGAAGGCATCGGCAACGTGCTGGCTGCCTCGCTGGGCGTGGTCACCCCGTTCTGCTCATGCAGCGCGGTTCCGGCTTTCATCGGCTTCGTGGCGTCCGGCATTCCGCTGGGGGTGACGATGAGCTTCCTGATCGCCAGCCCACTGGTGAACGAGGTGGCCATCGCCTTGCTGCTGGGCCTGTTCGGGATCGGCCCCACTCTGCTCTACGTGGGCGCGGGCCTGGTGATCGCCATCCTGGCCGGCATGGTGATCGGACGGCTGCACCTGGAAGGCCAGGTCGAAGGCTTCGTCTACGAGACCCGACTGCGCGGCCAGGTGGTCGACTCCACCGCCGACCTCACCTGGGACGACCGGCTGGCTATGGGGCGCGAGGAAGTGGCGTCCATCCTGCGCAAGATCTGGCCCTACCTGCTGGTCGGGATCGGACTGGGCGCGGTGATTCACGGCTGGGCGCCGGCCGACTTCTTCGCCCGCTACGCCGGGCCGGACAACCCGTTCGGGGTGCTGATCGCAGTGGCCATCGGCGTCCCGCTGTACTCCAATGCCGCGGGCGTCCTGCCGCTGGTGGACGCGCTGTACGCCAAGGGGCTGCCGATGGGCACCCTGCTGGCCTTCATGATGGCCACCGTGGCGCTCAGCCTGCCCGAGATGATCCTGCTCCGCCGGGTGCTGAAGCCCCGACTGATCACCACCTTCGTCGGTGTCACCGCCGTCGGCATCGTCGCCGTCGGCTACCTGTTCAACGCCATCCTCTAGAAAGGGACAACATGCACATCAAGATCCTCGGCTCCGGCTGCGCCAACTGCGTCAACCTCGAGAAGGCCACCCGGCAGGCGGTGGACGAGCTCGGCCTGGAGGCGACCTTCGAGAAGGTCACCGACTACGCCGACATCGCCACCTACGGGATCATGCGCACCCCCGGTCTGGTCGTCGACGACGAGGTCGTCCTCTCCGGACGGGTCCCGACCGCCGGCCAGGTGAAGGACCTGCTCGCGGCCCACTAGATCGTTTGCCGAGCCGGGGACGGGTCGAGCAACTGCCGGACGGCCTCAAGTCCGTCCGGTTTGACCCAGTACCAGGTCTGCCGGCCGTCCCGTTCGCGCTCGAGGAAGCCGGCCTCGTAGAGCGCCCCCAGGTGATGGGTGATGGTCGGCTGGGTCAGTCCGACCTGGTCGGCCAGGACTCCGGTGGTGGCCCGTCCGCCGTCGGCAGCCTTGATCAGGCTCAGCAGACGTAGCCGCGCCGGGTCGGCCAGCACCTTCAGCGCCGTGGCCAGCGCCAGAGCGTCGTCCGGCTCAAGCGGGGCCTGGAGCACCGGCGAGCAGCACAGCTCGCTCACTGACAACACCCGCAAGGGCAGCTCTTGTGAACTCATAGAAGTATGTCTATCATATCGACCGTCGTCGAACAATCGACGACGGTCTATGAATGGATGCTGCCATGCCCGACTACCTGACCCACCTGGTCGCCACCGTCGCGACGGACGTGTGGACGACGTTCGTCCACAACTGGCCCTACCTGCTCATCTCGGTGCTGGTCGCCTCGGCCGTGCAGGTCTTCGTGAGCACCGACCGGCTCAGCAGCTGGCTGCGCCGACGTACCTGGGTGGCCATCCTGGGCGCGGTCGCTCTGGGCGCACTGACTCCGTTCTGCTCCTGCGGCACCACGGCCATCGTGCTGGGCGCCATGGCGTCCTCGGTGCCCTGGGCGCCGATCGTGGCCTTCATGGCGTCCTCGCCGCTGGCCAGCCCTGAGGAGTACGTGCTGTCGGTGGGCCTGTTCGGACCGGGCTTCGCGGCCACCTTCTTCGCCGCCTCGATCGTGGTCGGGCTCCTCGGCGGCGGCGCGGCCTGGTGGCTGGAGCGCCGCGGACTGCTGGACGGACAAGCCCGAATGGCTGCTCCCGCACCGGCTGCGCCGGCCTCCGGCTGCGGCCCCGAGTGCGGCTCGTCGACTGCGGACGAGCCCGCCGCTGGTGGCGTCCGGCAACTGACGATCGTCGAGCGGCCGACCCAGGTGGCTGAGCTTGTCGAAGCCCGGCCGACCAAGCTGCGCCAGTTCGGCACTGCCCTGCTGGCCAACACCCGCAAGCTGGCCGCCTACTTCTTCGGCTTCGCCGCAATCGGCTACCTGCTGATCCGGATCCTGCCCACCGGCGTCCTGACCGACTGGCTGGGCACCGGCAACCCGATCTGGTCGGTGCCGCTGGCCGCCGTCCTGGGCATTCCGGTGTACCTGAACACCGATGCCTCGCTGCCGCTGGTGGCCAGCCTGCTGCACGGCGGGATGGCCCCCGGCGCCGGCCTGGCCTTCCTGATCACCGGAGCCGGCACCAGCGTGGGCGCCATCAGCGGCATGCTCGTGATCGCTCGCTGGCGGATCGTCGCCCTGGTGATCGGGACGCTCCTAGTCACCGCCATCACCATGGGCTGGCTCGCCGGTCTGTGGCTGTGACGTCCCATCCGCGCGTCTCTGACAATGAGCACACCGCGGATCGCACGCTCAGTTGCTGCTCGCGCGTCGCCGCGTATGCGTTGGCGAGGACTGCCGCACGCGTCGGTCAGTCGAGGGGCCCTCGGCTCAGTTCGGCGGGATGTGGAGGACTCGAGCGGTCTTGGTGCTGATGAGGAGTTGGTAGACCTGGCCATCCTCGGTGATCACGATGGGCCGGTCGGGGCTCATCGCGTACCCGTCGTGGAGCGTGTAGGTATGGACAAGGGTGCCGCTCGCGGTGAACTCGTAGAGGTAGCCCCGGTTCGGTCCGGAGCCGTCATCCACCTCATAGAAGACGCGGCCACCGTAGCGAGACATCAGCCACGCTTCCGCACCCCCGATGCGGGTGCGGATCTTGGCGGTAAAGCCCGGATCCTTGATCACAACGGTCTTGTCCTCGCTGCGAGTGGGCGGGGCGTCGGGGACGGTACCGGTGCCATCGATTCGGATCGTGGGGCCGCCAGCGGGTACGGCGAACAAGCCGGTGTCAGTGCGCTCCAGAGAACCGTCATCCCACTGGACATAGTCGTCGGGGAGGTCTCCCGTGACGGGGGCGTTCCCCGAGTCGGGGGGCAAAGTGATGCGCTTGACCTCGGTCAGCCGGTCAGCGCCCTTCGGCAGGACATATTCAGCGGCGTACTCCTGGGTGTCCTGGACGGGCGTGGTTGCACCGTCGGCGGCTCCGTCAGCGAACTCGAAGCCGAGGATCCAGTACCGATCGCCTTCCACCCGCAAATCGAGGCAGCCGTCGTCGGGTGTGCGCACCGTCCGAACCTTGCGGCCGTTGCGGTAGGTGACCAGAACGGGCTGTTCGGGGTTCTCGTTGCTGATCACGACCTCATCCCCGGAAACCCAGAACGTGTTCGGACCGCGGGGTTCATCACCGCCGGGGGTGTACTCGACCAGGGACGGATCGTTCACCACTTCTCTTGCTTTGGCCGGCTTCATCGGAGGCAAGTCGCGCACGACCACGGTCGGCACAGTGGTCGGTGCTGCAGTGGGTGAGGCAGAACTGACCGGTGAGACGCTGGCCGACACCGAGGGGGCCGAAGCCGCCGGTGATGGGCTCGGTGCAGGAGTGTTTGCGGTGCACCCAGTAGCGGACAGGATGCCCGCCAGTACCAGCACGCTCGCCCTGCCTTGCCGAGTACGGTTCATCAGTCGCTTGGTCCTCTGGGATCGACACGGGTATGGCGGACGCGTCGGCGCATAACCGCTACTCAGCGCGACCTGAAGCCGCCAGAGCCAGGCTTATCAGTTTCCTGTGGGTCTGTCATGCGAGATCTGTGACCACGCCCAAAGTCGACCGACAACTGACCGCCCCAACGGATGCAGGGACGCCAGCGGGTGCCTCTCCTGCACAACTCCCCGGCGTCTTCGGCTGTCACGCATCGGTGGACTCAGGGTCGACAGCCGAAACCCGTCTTCGGAAGCTGCTCGAACTCCGAGCTCGAGACGACGCCCTTCTGATAGGCGACCTGCCCGATCGCGATGCTGTCGAGATCCACCGCTAGGCCGGCCTCGATGTCGTCGACGGTGTCGGCGGCCAGAAGAACTTCAGTCGCCGAGTCACGCACACCCTCAACAGCGATCCGATAACCGTCGATGCTCTCGGCAAATAGCAGGAGCTGCGGGCTCGGGGTCCCGTCCGCGTCCGCCTGCCACGAGAAGGTGACCGCCGGGCCATACTCCGGAGGTTGCTGCACGGATGCCGACACGATCGCCGAACCGCAGACGCTGATCAGTTCATACCCACTGGAGGTGTGCGCGACAACGATCGGTTCCAGCGGACGGGTCGGCACCAACATCGGGAGCAGCTCTGAGCAACCGCCCGTCACACTCAGAAGACACGCCGAAGCAACCGCTGCAAGTACACGAGTGATCTGCCCCATGCCCGCCAGTCTCAGGCACCCGAGCGCACCGGGCCGCGAGCCTCGCTCGAAGCGTCCACGAACCGTCCGCCGGCAACGCCAAAGAGACCTGTTCCAGGCGGCCACCCCCGCCCACGCGCCGCCATTCGCAGGCTGTGAGTTCGGCGGCGACATCGACGCCAAACTCACAGCTTGCGTCGATCTCGGAGTGAGGCGGGCATCAGGTCGCGTGGACTCGCGCCGTTCGGAGCCACCTGCGGGAATCGAACCCGCGACCTACGCTTTACGAGAGCGTCGCTCTACCGACTGAGCTAAGGTGGCGCGGCCCAGGGGCCGAGGCACAACTATAGAGGCGCTCGCACGTCGGGGCGAAGTCGGACGCGGCTCAGCTGCAGCGAAGCCCAGCCGCAGGGACGACACCTCGGGTCAAGTAGGCGATCACGGCCTGGTCCACGCACGTCGACTTGCCGCCGAAGGTGCCGTGGCCCTCTCCGGTGTAGGTGATCAACGTGGCCGACTTCAGCTGCTTGGCCATCCATTCGGCGTAGCGGTAAGGGGTTGCGTTGTCGCCCAACGCACCGATCACGAGCAGCGGTGCCGCACCGGCGCCGGTCGGGTGCAGTTGGACGTCCGCGCG
The nucleotide sequence above comes from Propionicimonas paludicola. Encoded proteins:
- a CDS encoding ArsR/SmtB family transcription factor, which codes for MLESNAVEVSVPLLAAVADPIRWQLIAQLSDREERCVCQLTTEPQIPANLLSYHLKVLREAGLVVGNRRGRWIDYRLTPDALDRLHAALPVPGTRTCGCAVDPAPELLGVTQ
- a CDS encoding permease, translated to MTTATTDRRAATRRWGLLGAAAAAWVGAYALNEVAWTWLYRTVFGLDLTAGWPSMLHFFCYDTIKITLLLTGIIFIVTVLRSFMSIERTRALLGGKREGIGNVLAASLGVVTPFCSCSAVPAFIGFVASGIPLGVTMSFLIASPLVNEVAIALLLGLFGIGPTLLYVGAGLVIAILAGMVIGRLHLEGQVEGFVYETRLRGQVVDSTADLTWDDRLAMGREEVASILRKIWPYLLVGIGLGAVIHGWAPADFFARYAGPDNPFGVLIAVAIGVPLYSNAAGVLPLVDALYAKGLPMGTLLAFMMATVALSLPEMILLRRVLKPRLITTFVGVTAVGIVAVGYLFNAIL
- a CDS encoding thioredoxin family protein; translation: MHIKILGSGCANCVNLEKATRQAVDELGLEATFEKVTDYADIATYGIMRTPGLVVDDEVVLSGRVPTAGQVKDLLAAH
- a CDS encoding ArsR/SmtB family transcription factor, whose translation is MSSQELPLRVLSVSELCCSPVLQAPLEPDDALALATALKVLADPARLRLLSLIKAADGGRATTGVLADQVGLTQPTITHHLGALYEAGFLERERDGRQTWYWVKPDGLEAVRQLLDPSPARQTI
- a CDS encoding permease yields the protein MPDYLTHLVATVATDVWTTFVHNWPYLLISVLVASAVQVFVSTDRLSSWLRRRTWVAILGAVALGALTPFCSCGTTAIVLGAMASSVPWAPIVAFMASSPLASPEEYVLSVGLFGPGFAATFFAASIVVGLLGGGAAWWLERRGLLDGQARMAAPAPAAPASGCGPECGSSTADEPAAGGVRQLTIVERPTQVAELVEARPTKLRQFGTALLANTRKLAAYFFGFAAIGYLLIRILPTGVLTDWLGTGNPIWSVPLAAVLGIPVYLNTDASLPLVASLLHGGMAPGAGLAFLITGAGTSVGAISGMLVIARWRIVALVIGTLLVTAITMGWLAGLWL